One region of Deinococcus planocerae genomic DNA includes:
- a CDS encoding DUF3656 domain-containing U32 family peptidase, which produces MPDVAQRRARVKPEVMSPVGGWPQLRAAVEAGADAVFFGVETFHARAKVGFTNEELPDLMRALHERGVLGFVTFNVLVFDRELREAESQLIHLAESGVDAIIVQDLGVARLAHQICPDLPIHGSTQMSVTSAEGAELARRFGASRVVLGRELSLRDIGRIASQTDLELETFVHGALCVSYSGQCFSSEAWGGRSANRGQCAQACRLPYEMLVDGVYRDLGDARYLLSPGDLYALHQVPDLIQAGVNCLKIEGRYKDADFVALTTAAYRRAVDEAWAGLPLSVTAQEERDLEQVYSRGLGPHFLSGTNHQTVVRGRAPRHRGVRVGTVRGVTERGVLVELTEEVRPGDGLVFDPANWRTPEGREEGGFLYGLWQRGRQVETVRAGETAELRFGRGAVDPARVRPGDPVWRTHDPALSNRVKPFLEAQDPVYTRPVTAHFRGHVGEGPALTLTDEQGRSVTATLDAPLQPARNRALDEATLAEQLGRLGGTGYHLAGLSADLAGAGFLPVSGLNALRREAVEGLTALRGQAPERKIQTRLDETLREALASQPTAHAPQPRLHVLVRTPEQLGAALEERPDSITLDYLELYGLGPSVERVRAAGLPVRVASPRILKPTEQNLQRFLLSLNAELLVRSGGLLEGLQGTPDLPALTGDFSLNAANVLTTRALLDLRLNRVTPTHDLNAAQITDLARLVGPERLEVIAYQHLPVFHTEHCVFCRFLSQGTDHTNCGHPCESHRVALRDERGLTHPVMADVGCRNTVFEGRPQVAGAHLTDWLAAGLRDFRLEFVHETPGQVREVIRLHRAFLAGELGATALEARLRVLSDQGTTEGSLFVPEGFDRLPALPVV; this is translated from the coding sequence ATGCCCGATGTTGCCCAGCGCCGTGCGCGTGTGAAACCCGAAGTGATGAGTCCCGTGGGAGGCTGGCCGCAACTGCGCGCCGCCGTGGAAGCGGGGGCCGATGCCGTCTTCTTCGGGGTCGAGACCTTTCACGCGCGGGCCAAGGTGGGCTTCACGAACGAGGAGCTGCCCGACCTCATGCGGGCGCTGCACGAGCGCGGCGTGCTGGGCTTCGTCACCTTCAACGTGCTCGTCTTCGACCGCGAGCTGCGCGAGGCCGAATCGCAGCTCATCCACCTCGCCGAGAGCGGCGTGGACGCGATCATCGTGCAGGACCTCGGGGTCGCGCGGCTGGCGCACCAGATTTGCCCCGACCTCCCCATCCACGGCTCCACGCAGATGAGCGTCACCTCCGCCGAGGGCGCCGAACTCGCCCGCCGCTTCGGGGCGAGCCGGGTCGTGCTGGGGCGCGAACTCTCCCTGCGCGACATCGGGCGCATCGCGTCTCAGACCGACCTCGAACTCGAAACCTTCGTCCACGGCGCCCTGTGCGTCAGTTACTCCGGGCAGTGCTTCTCCTCGGAGGCGTGGGGGGGCCGCTCCGCGAACCGCGGCCAGTGTGCCCAGGCGTGCCGCCTCCCCTACGAGATGCTGGTGGACGGCGTTTACCGCGATCTCGGCGACGCGCGCTACCTGCTCTCGCCCGGCGACCTCTACGCCCTTCACCAGGTGCCCGACCTCATCCAGGCGGGCGTGAACTGCCTGAAGATCGAGGGCCGCTACAAGGACGCCGACTTCGTGGCCCTGACGACCGCCGCCTACCGCCGGGCCGTGGACGAGGCGTGGGCGGGGTTGCCCCTGAGCGTGACCGCACAGGAGGAGCGCGACCTGGAGCAGGTCTACTCGCGCGGCCTGGGTCCCCACTTCCTGAGCGGGACGAACCACCAGACGGTCGTGCGGGGCCGGGCCCCCAGGCACCGGGGCGTGCGGGTGGGCACCGTGCGGGGCGTGACCGAGCGCGGCGTCCTCGTCGAGCTGACGGAGGAAGTGCGCCCCGGCGACGGCCTCGTCTTCGACCCCGCGAACTGGCGCACGCCCGAGGGCCGCGAGGAGGGCGGCTTCCTGTACGGCCTGTGGCAGCGCGGGCGGCAGGTCGAGACGGTGCGGGCGGGGGAGACCGCCGAACTGCGCTTCGGGCGGGGCGCGGTGGACCCGGCGCGGGTGCGGCCCGGCGACCCGGTGTGGCGCACGCACGACCCCGCCCTCTCCAACCGCGTCAAACCTTTCCTCGAAGCGCAGGACCCGGTGTACACCCGCCCCGTCACCGCCCACTTCCGGGGTCACGTCGGGGAGGGGCCCGCCCTCACCCTCACCGACGAGCAGGGACGCAGCGTCACGGCGACTCTCGACGCCCCCCTCCAGCCCGCCCGCAACCGCGCGCTGGACGAGGCGACCCTCGCCGAGCAACTCGGCAGGCTGGGCGGCACGGGCTACCACCTCGCGGGCCTGAGCGCCGACCTCGCCGGGGCCGGGTTCCTCCCCGTGTCGGGACTCAACGCGCTGCGGCGGGAGGCGGTGGAGGGGCTCACCGCCCTGCGCGGTCAGGCCCCCGAACGCAAGATTCAGACACGGTTGGACGAGACGCTGCGGGAGGCCCTCGCCTCACAGCCCACGGCCCACGCCCCCCAACCCCGCCTCCACGTCCTCGTCCGCACCCCCGAGCAACTGGGCGCCGCCCTGGAAGAACGCCCCGACTCCATCACCCTCGACTACCTGGAGCTGTACGGCCTGGGGCCCAGTGTCGAGCGGGTGCGGGCGGCGGGCCTTCCCGTGCGGGTCGCCAGCCCGCGCATCCTCAAGCCGACCGAGCAAAACCTCCAGCGGTTCCTGCTCTCGCTGAACGCGGAATTGCTCGTCCGGTCGGGCGGGCTGCTGGAGGGTTTGCAGGGCACGCCCGACCTGCCCGCGCTGACGGGCGACTTCAGCCTCAACGCGGCGAACGTCCTGACCACCCGCGCGCTGCTCGACCTGAGGCTAAACCGCGTCACGCCCACGCACGACCTCAACGCCGCGCAGATCACCGACCTCGCCCGGCTGGTCGGGCCCGAGCGGCTGGAAGTCATCGCCTACCAGCACCTGCCCGTCTTCCACACCGAGCACTGCGTCTTCTGCCGCTTCCTGTCACAGGGCACCGACCACACCAACTGCGGCCACCCCTGCGAGTCGCACCGGGTCGCCCTGCGGGATGAGCGTGGCCTTACGCACCCCGTCATGGCCGACGTGGGCTGCCGCAACACCGTCTTCGAGGGCCGTCCCCAGGTGGCGGGCGCCCACCTGACGGACTGGCTGGCGGCGGGATTGCGCGACTTCCGCCTCGAATTCGTCCACGAGACGCCGGGGCAGGTGCGCGAGGTGATCCGCCTGCACCGCGCCTTCCTCGCGGGCGAGCTTGGCGCGACCGCGCTGGAAGCCCGGCTGCGCGTCCTCTCCGACCAGGGAACGACCGAGGGGAGCCTCTTCGTGCCGGAGGGGTTCGACCGCCTGCCCGCCCTGCCCGTCGTGTAG
- a CDS encoding DUF402 domain-containing protein, whose protein sequence is MRAAEPVKTERHDVGAGQHHTNTGVRPVHTYREHAHGLFVARDFVAHPRIRAWQAHLLPETGVQVCRYDFHGPREHDHYIDVATITREGDLWTVRDHYLDIVVHDGMAAEIVDTDELVAAHEAGFIGAAELCRAVATAHRVVSGLVRARYSVPEWLAGQGVHVEWLSTPETVTV, encoded by the coding sequence ATGCGCGCGGCGGAACCCGTGAAAACCGAACGGCACGACGTGGGGGCGGGGCAACACCACACCAACACGGGGGTGCGCCCGGTGCACACCTACCGCGAGCACGCCCACGGCCTGTTCGTCGCGCGGGACTTCGTGGCCCACCCGCGCATCCGCGCGTGGCAGGCCCACCTCCTGCCGGAGACCGGCGTGCAGGTCTGCCGCTACGACTTCCACGGCCCCCGCGAACACGACCACTACATCGACGTCGCCACCATCACGCGGGAAGGCGACCTCTGGACCGTCCGCGACCATTACCTCGACATCGTGGTCCACGACGGCATGGCCGCCGAGATCGTGGACACCGACGAACTCGTCGCCGCGCACGAGGCGGGGTTCATCGGCGCCGCCGAGCTGTGCCGCGCGGTCGCCACCGCCCACCGGGTCGTCTCCGGCCTCGTGCGCGCCCGCTACAGCGTGCCGGAGTGGCTCGCCGGGCAGGGCGTCCACGTCGAGTGGCTGAGCACGCCCGAGACGGTGACGGTCTGA